CTTTATGAACTTTGAAAATATTTATTGTATGTAATAGGCGAGCCACTCTTTCTGAATAAGGTATATCGTCAGCTTTCGTGCTACTTCAATCTCTGCATCCTTAGCACGAGTAGCCGTTATACTAAGTTCAACGCTACTGATGTTACCTACGGAATAGTTCTTGAGGGCAGCATCAAAGACCTCTTTTAGGTGATGAGCTTGCTCTGTCGCAGCGTTGAACTCCTCGACCGAAGCATTTAGATTGAGAATAGCTTCCTGAATATCTTTGTAGATCTCATTCCTAGTTTCATCTCTTCTGTTTTCTTCTGCATAATACTCGGCTTTGGCTCGTCTTAGACTGTTGCTTTTTTTTAATCCCGTGAATATATCAAAGCTAAGTGTGGCTCCAACGTATGCACCATATCTATTCTTTATTTGATCTCTGAAGGCTTCATGTGGTGTGCCGTCCATATAAAAAGAGTAGCTGGTATTGACTCCAGCGAAAAGATTAATGCGGGGAAAGAAGGTGCCAATTATACTTTTGTAAGCCGCTTTACTACTCATAAGTTTTTCTTCTGCAATCAGTGCTTTAGGGAGTTTGTGTAAGGCAATAGCATACACCTCATCTGCCTGTAATAGCGTGGGCGTAACATCAGTATATCTAAGGCTGTCATTGATGATTAGCTCCTGATCTATTGGATAGTTCATGATGGCCTTTAGTTGCAGCATTGCCATCTCGTATTGATTGCTTTGCTGTGCCAGTTTGAGTCTATCAGCCGCAGCAAGAGCTTTCATCTCTGATACATCTTGACGTGCTTTCATCCCAAGGTCATACATCTTTTCAACTTGTTTTCTTTGGTGTTCACTATTGGTAAGATGCTCTATCGCTAGTCTCTTGAGTTCCTTTGTGTAAAGAAGGTTATAATAAGCCTCAATGGTCGACATTCTCACATCTTGCTCAGTTTGCTTCATGGATTCTCTGCCTGCTATCTGTTCAAGTCGCTCTCTCTTAATATTAAAAACAGAGTATAGACCATCAAAAATTAATAGTTGGGCTTCGATACCATAGCCATTTCTAAATGAACTGGTATTGGTGTACGTATTAGTGGTAGGGTCAATCCCACGCCCATAACTTATATTTGCTGAGGTGCTTGCGGATATATTTGGCAATAATCGTCCGATAGCATCTCTATAATTTGCCGTGTTAATGTGATCTTGAGCCATAGAGAGATGTATTTTCGTACTATGCTCTAGTGCGTACGATATACAATCCTCATATGTATATATTTCGTTCTGTGCATATGACGAATAGAAAGTGAGAAATAGCAATAAGGTGCTGGTCACGATACGTCGTCTTTTTGTATGCTTCATGATACTCATATTTTAGTTTTCTTTTGTATCTCACTTAACGTACCACAATAGACGTGCCAAATTTATATTTTATTGATTATTAGGTCTTTTCGTTTTCTGTAACTTTCTTCGTTGTAAAGTTTCTTTACACTAAGTGTATCAATTTTTTACAGAGTTATTTTTGTAGTGATGTTTATTGTGATGACCTATAACTCTTATCTAAATTGAATGGTAACGAAACATTCATGATGCTTAGTTTGTGAATTTGAGTTATAAACTTAAGAAAAGCATGGCTGTTTTTCTGATTTATTTGGTTTTATCATTGTTTTTTTGTTACTTAGTACATTAATTTTATTAAAGAATAACATCAATATTATTTTAAACCATTCATAAATTTTAGAAAATGAAATTTTTACGATTTATCTTGGCTGTGATTACTTGTGTCATGGTCGGCACTTCTGTATGGGCTCAGACGATATCGCCTTCTTGGGTACGATATACGGCACTCAGTCCTAAGGGCGATGTGATCGCCTTCTCCTATAAGGGGGATATCTTTACAGTTCCTGTCGGTGGAGGTCTGGCTTCCCAGATAACATCTAATCCAGCCTACGAGAAAAGTCCAGTCTGGAGTCCTGATGGCGAAACATTAGCATTTGCTTCAGACAGAGAGGGCAACTTTAATGTCTATATCACCTCTAAGTTAGGTGGTAAGGCGACTAGACTTACATACAATAGTAGGAATCAAGTCCCAGTCGCATTTAATGGTAATGACAAGGTGATTTATGATGCTAATATTCGTCCTGATGTGAACATGGGGCTTTTCCCATCTGGTACTTTCTCTCAGCTATATTCTCAGGATGTCAAGGGTGGTCGTCCTGAAGTCTTCTCTGCTTGGTCTATGGTGGATCCATCTATAGGAGCTGATGGTAGAATCCTTTTCACAGACATCAAAGGGTACGAAGATCAATTCCGTAAACATCACACTAGTTCGATTACTCGCGATATTTGGATGTTCACCCCTTCGAAAGATGGTGTAGGTACTTATAAAAAATTGACTAGCTTCAATGGCGAGGATAGAAATGCCCTCTGGTTACCTGGTCAGAAAGAGTATCTCTATACTAGTGAACAAGATGGTACACTTAATATATATAAAGGATCAATTGATGGTGGAGCTCCTCAACAATTGACCACATTCACCAAGCACCCAGTACGCTATATGAGTATGGATGACAGGGGTAATGTGGCATTCTCATGGAATGGTAAGCTCTATTATATGCCTCTAGGTGGCACTCCTAAGGAAGTCCCAGTAAGTATCATTGCTGACTATAATGATAGCGAAGTGGACTATAAAACTCTTACTAGAGGAGCAACTGACTATGAACTCTCTCCTAATGAAAAAGAGGTGGCTATCATTGTACGAGGTGATGTCTTCGTGACCAACATAGAATATGGTACAACGAAGCGTATCACTAACACTCCAGATCAAGAGCGAAGCCTTACTATCAGTCCTGATGGACGGAAGCTTGTATATGCAGCTGAGCGTGACGGCCAATGGAACCTATACATGACTGAGTTAGTTCGTAAGGATGATAAGCTCTTCTCTTACGCAGTAGATCTAAAGGAAACTCAGCTTACTGATAGTGAATTGCCTTCATTTCAGCCTGTATTTAGCCCTGATGGTAAGGAGATCGCATTCCTAAGAGATCGCTCTGCCATTTATGTACTCAACCTCGATACTAAGAAAGAGCGTAAGGTGATGGATAAGAAGTTTAACTACTCTTATTCTGATGGAGACCAAGATTTTGCGTGGAGTCCTGATGGAAAATGGATTATTACAGAGTACATTGGTGTTGGTGGCTGGAATAATAAGGATGTCGCTATTATCAAGGCTGATGGTAGTGAAACAGCACATAATCTAACCGAAAGTGGATACTCCGAAGGTAGTGGTCGCTTTGTGATGGATGGCAACGCCATCGTCTTTATGTCTGATCGTGCTGGGTACCGTAGCCATGGTAGTTGGGGTTCTGAGTACGACCTCTATATGATGTTCTTAGATCAAGAAGCTTACGACCAATTCATGTTGGATAAGGAGGAGCGAGAGATCTTTAAGGATGATGAGGAGAAAGATGAAGATAAAGATTCAGAAAAGAAAGATAAAAAGGGAAAGAAAGATAAGAAAGAGGAAGCTAAGAAAGTAGCACCACTGAAATTTGAGTTGGATAATCGGGATAATAGAACTGTTAGATTAACCCGTACCAGCGGTCGCCAAAGTGACTTTGTGATGTCTTCTAAGGGTGATAAGCTCTATTACTTGGCTTACTTTGATAACTCTACTAATCTCTATAGCTTTGATCTCGCTGAGAAGAAGACTGAGTTAATGCTTGAGGATGTGGGATCGGGCAGCCTTGAATTAGGCAAAGATGACAAGACTCTTTATTTATTCTCATATCGTGGTGCTAAAAAGATTGAGGGTAAGAAGCAGACTCCAATTAACTTTGCAGCTAGGTTTGAACACCAAGCAGCAAAAGAGCGTGAGTACATCTTTGATCACGTTGTAAAGCAGACTGAGAATAAGTTTTATGACAAAAATATGCATGGCGTTGATTGGCAAGGTTATGCTAAAGCTTATCGTGAATTCCTTCCACATATCAATAATAATTATGACTTTGCTGAGCTCCTTTCAGAGCTGCTGGGTGAGCTAAATGCCTCTCATACTGGAGCTAGATATAGTGGCTCAAGTGCTAAGCTAGCTACAGCTTCTCTTGGGTTATTTTATGATGAGAGCTATCAAGGCGAAGGTGTTAAGATTGCCGAGGTGATGAAGGGAGGCCCAATGGATAAGGCTAAGTCTATCGCCAAACCGGGTGTGATTATTCTCAAAGTTAATGGAGAGGTTATTGCTGAAGATAAGCCTCTAGAGTTTTATCTCAATGGTATGGTTAATCGTTGGGTGCAACTGACATTGAAGGATACCAATGGCAAAGAGGTTGAGGAATTAGTACGCCCAATCTCTGTAGGTGGTGAAAATAATCTTCTGTATCGCAGATGGGTCGCTCAGCGTGAAGAGATGGTTCAGAAGTGGAGTGATGGCAAGATAGCTTATGTCCATGTTAGAGGGATGGATAGTGGCTCATTCCGTAGTGTGTTCAAAGATCTATTAGGAAAGTATCGTCATTGTGATGCCGTCATAGTAGATACCCGTTTTAATGGTGGAGGATGGTTGCATGAGGATCTTGTGATCTTACTAACAGGTAAGGAATACAGCCGCTTTACTCCAAGAGGACAGTACATAGGTAGTGACCCATTCGGACAGTGGAATAAACCATCTGCCGTTCTGATGAGCGAAGGTAACTACTCTAATGCTCATGGCTTCCCATGGGTTTATAAGACTCTAGGTATTGGTAAGCTGATCGGTGCTCCAGTTCCTGGAACTATGACCGCTGTATGGTGGGAAACTCAGGTGGATCCAAGCATCGTATTCGGTATTCCACAGACTACAGTAAGTGATCTAAATGGTAAGCCATTAGAGAATACTCTACTCGAACCAGATATTTTAGTTTATAATACTCCGGAAGAAAATCTTACTAATTATGATGCCCAGCTCAAAGCAGCTGTGAATGAATTGATGAAGTAAGGACTGATTTATCATACGACAAGGCGTATCAAATGCTCTCTGGGTATTTGATACGCCTTCTTTTTATATGATTTTTATGGGTATAGATTATAGGATATTTTTTATTGAAGTCCAGTAAAAATCAAAAAATCCCCCATAACACATTGGATTATTATATTTCATAAAACGAAGAAAAGAGAGCTTGTCTCATAAACTATTTTGATTCGCAACAAGTTATGTATCTTTATCGGACACCAATATAAACGAATCGTCAAAGAGGTCGGTGAGATCATCATGACATTTAGCTACTGTATCTCAAGTAGGTCAAGATGAACCACCCCTGACCATTCGTAAGCGACTTAATCGGAATAGGGGCCAATACAAACCTAAACATTCATTTTATGACGTCTTAATAATAAAAGAAGACTGCTAATATACCGCTGATAGTCATACATCTTGTTGCATTCCAAAATGAATAATACGAGCTTTCAAAACGCAACTCTAAGTGTAAATTTTGAGCTAAACGACGAGCTAAAAATTTAGTTATATGAAACATCAACGCTTCTCATAGGAAAAATATATTTTTCCTATGAGAAGCCGAACTGTTTCCTATAGGACGAAAATTCACCCTTAATAGGCACTCTTATATATGACGCACCTTTTATTTTGTCACTTGTTTTTAAGCTCGGCAAAGAGGCCATAAAATGTTCTAAATGGCACCAATAAAACCTATTTACAGAAGCAAAAACTCTATTCGCATAAAGTAACTTGAGAAAAGCCAAGATTAGACTCTATATTCAAAATTTCTTTGCCAAACAGCAATGAAGACAGTCCGCTAAAAGACGTACTTTGCTCCGTAGTTAGTTTAGTTTTTCATGAATTACAAGACTAAGCATAAAGGACTAATCCCTAGTAATGGAATCAGCCCTTTTCTTCTTGTGATATAAAACTTTTATCAGCCATCATTTGATATTTTTGAAGGTTGCGTACGCTGTTTGAGACACACACTATGTTTGCCCAGAAATTTGAATAACAACAACTTATTTTCTTAGAGATGGTTACTGTGTTTGATAAGTTATAGATTCTCTAATAAATCACTACTCTATTTCGATGATTGCTCTCTTTTTGACGGGAAGCGTACTTTAGATCGATGAATCTTTTGGGCTCTACACGAAATAGGAAATAGTTCTCTGAAAGAATCAATAAAGAATGATTGTATTTGACTCTTATAAGTAAATGAAAAATCGTTATCTTTGTCTTGTTGTGAATGAACCATTGTTCTGGGAATTATTATTAAGTACAATGGGTAACAAGTAAAGTGCAATTAATTTATGTTGACGACTAAATATCTCCTTGAGGAGACTGATGATGCGATTAAGAGACTAAGGATAAAAGGGGTGGATGCTCGCGAGACTATCGAAAAGGTCCGTGAACTTGATGAAAAGCGTCGTACCTCGCAAAGCCAATTAGATGATTTGCTAGCACAGCAAAATAAGATATCGAAGGATATCGGTCTCCTAATGCGTGAGGGGAAGAGAGAGGATGCTGAGAGTGCAAAGGCTCAAGTATCATCTCTGAAGGATAAAGCGAAGGAGCTAGAAGAGACCAA
This genomic window from Porphyromonadaceae bacterium W3.11 contains:
- a CDS encoding S41 family peptidase, with protein sequence MKFLRFILAVITCVMVGTSVWAQTISPSWVRYTALSPKGDVIAFSYKGDIFTVPVGGGLASQITSNPAYEKSPVWSPDGETLAFASDREGNFNVYITSKLGGKATRLTYNSRNQVPVAFNGNDKVIYDANIRPDVNMGLFPSGTFSQLYSQDVKGGRPEVFSAWSMVDPSIGADGRILFTDIKGYEDQFRKHHTSSITRDIWMFTPSKDGVGTYKKLTSFNGEDRNALWLPGQKEYLYTSEQDGTLNIYKGSIDGGAPQQLTTFTKHPVRYMSMDDRGNVAFSWNGKLYYMPLGGTPKEVPVSIIADYNDSEVDYKTLTRGATDYELSPNEKEVAIIVRGDVFVTNIEYGTTKRITNTPDQERSLTISPDGRKLVYAAERDGQWNLYMTELVRKDDKLFSYAVDLKETQLTDSELPSFQPVFSPDGKEIAFLRDRSAIYVLNLDTKKERKVMDKKFNYSYSDGDQDFAWSPDGKWIITEYIGVGGWNNKDVAIIKADGSETAHNLTESGYSEGSGRFVMDGNAIVFMSDRAGYRSHGSWGSEYDLYMMFLDQEAYDQFMLDKEEREIFKDDEEKDEDKDSEKKDKKGKKDKKEEAKKVAPLKFELDNRDNRTVRLTRTSGRQSDFVMSSKGDKLYYLAYFDNSTNLYSFDLAEKKTELMLEDVGSGSLELGKDDKTLYLFSYRGAKKIEGKKQTPINFAARFEHQAAKEREYIFDHVVKQTENKFYDKNMHGVDWQGYAKAYREFLPHINNNYDFAELLSELLGELNASHTGARYSGSSAKLATASLGLFYDESYQGEGVKIAEVMKGGPMDKAKSIAKPGVIILKVNGEVIAEDKPLEFYLNGMVNRWVQLTLKDTNGKEVEELVRPISVGGENNLLYRRWVAQREEMVQKWSDGKIAYVHVRGMDSGSFRSVFKDLLGKYRHCDAVIVDTRFNGGGWLHEDLVILLTGKEYSRFTPRGQYIGSDPFGQWNKPSAVLMSEGNYSNAHGFPWVYKTLGIGKLIGAPVPGTMTAVWWETQVDPSIVFGIPQTTVSDLNGKPLENTLLEPDILVYNTPEENLTNYDAQLKAAVNELMK
- a CDS encoding TolC family protein; translated protein: MSIMKHTKRRRIVTSTLLLFLTFYSSYAQNEIYTYEDCISYALEHSTKIHLSMAQDHINTANYRDAIGRLLPNISASTSANISYGRGIDPTTNTYTNTSSFRNGYGIEAQLLIFDGLYSVFNIKRERLEQIAGRESMKQTEQDVRMSTIEAYYNLLYTKELKRLAIEHLTNSEHQRKQVEKMYDLGMKARQDVSEMKALAAADRLKLAQQSNQYEMAMLQLKAIMNYPIDQELIINDSLRYTDVTPTLLQADEVYAIALHKLPKALIAEEKLMSSKAAYKSIIGTFFPRINLFAGVNTSYSFYMDGTPHEAFRDQIKNRYGAYVGATLSFDIFTGLKKSNSLRRAKAEYYAEENRRDETRNEIYKDIQEAILNLNASVEEFNAATEQAHHLKEVFDAALKNYSVGNISSVELSITATRAKDAEIEVARKLTIYLIQKEWLAYYIQ